One window of the Chloroflexota bacterium genome contains the following:
- a CDS encoding VTT domain-containing protein, with amino-acid sequence MDTPPSPADGKRAEPPPHPLPITGKQVRLLILFLVLVIITMALVFRDRFTDIEETVKTLGYPAIFVTSLVGSGGLVIPLPSTAAVFLGGDYLNPVFVGLIAGVAEAIGEITGYALGYSGSDVAQKSRFYRPIERWVRAKGWPVILFFSIIPNPIFDLLGIAVGTLRYPLRNFLLLAWVGKTIKNIGIAYAGAVGAGWVKNLIT; translated from the coding sequence GTGGACACGCCACCTTCGCCCGCCGACGGTAAGAGAGCCGAACCACCGCCGCATCCGCTCCCCATCACGGGAAAGCAGGTGCGGCTGCTTATCCTCTTTCTAGTCCTCGTCATCATCACGATGGCGCTGGTCTTCCGCGACCGGTTCACGGACATCGAAGAGACGGTGAAGACGCTGGGCTACCCGGCCATCTTCGTGACATCGCTCGTCGGCTCCGGGGGGTTAGTGATCCCGCTGCCCAGCACGGCGGCGGTCTTTTTGGGCGGGGACTACCTGAACCCGGTGTTCGTGGGGCTCATCGCGGGGGTGGCGGAGGCGATCGGCGAGATCACGGGGTATGCACTGGGGTATAGCGGGAGCGATGTGGCGCAGAAATCACGCTTCTACCGGCCGATCGAGCGATGGGTGCGAGCAAAGGGCTGGCCCGTGATCCTGTTCTTCTCCATCATTCCCAATCCCATCTTCGATCTCCTGGGCATCGCGGTTGGGACGCTCCGCTACCCGTTGAGGAACTTCCTCCTATTGGCGTGGGTGGGCAAGACGATCAAGAATATCGGCATCGCCTATGCGGGGGCCGTTGGGGCGGGCTGGGTGAAGAACCTCATCACGTGA